The DNA segment CTTGCTacctaaaaactaaaaaaaataaaaaataagttgaatCTCTTTTGTGATTCGATTCGATTCAATCTCTTTCCTTCGAAGTTTACACTTCTatgtagaaaaaaaatgtatttctaGGTTGAATCTtattaatatgaattttattttattaagaagtGACATAACTAAATGTTAAGGTGGATcatgtaaattaaataatttttttgtaaacattttattttaccGAGATTGTAAAAAAAAGAGTGGAACtcgtttaaaaattaattataaaaaagttggacgaactaaataaaaaaaatgaaatataacatCTTATTCAATCTCAATTATTACATAATTCAACTTAATCAATCCTTCAAATTTGGTAGATGAGGAAATCGGGATTTctatttgttttctaatttcgtcttcttaattattttttagtatagtTAATATcactataaattttatatatttctcttttcaGGTAAATTTTTCTAACCTTTTCTCATTTTCTAATTGATTTGGTTATCAACTTCTCTTTGAggaacttttaaaatataagactTAAATAGATCTCTCATGTTATGTTAAATTATAGATCCTCtttctcattttcaaaatctACTTCAATAAAATTCTCAAGCTTCTTAATCATGTCTAATTATGATAGTTAAACTATATCTCGTGTCTCTCTTTCTCAACAACACTTTAGACTTTGAGCAAAGTAACTCTTTCATAATTCACATCCGAATTGAGATATCTAGGAGGTTGGTTCTATTtgataaaaagtaaattatttatattttatataaaattacagTGGAGTTATTTTggttgattaattaaataattttataatttaaatatttatgattttagtaataactttatattaataatcaaataagagattaaaaaaaagttattagaacttgtttaatttttttttgatttttacaagtgttcctataaaaaaaaaaattgtatatcactttagatttaattataaaatcactcctttcatttattaaaatattttaaatttatttatattaaattttaaatataaaaatacatttttaattaaacaaattaaaaccaaataacatacttttttttatcaatcattttttttacaaaatccaaaaaaataataaatatgatattgtgGTGGTAGTAAAGTAATAATCTTGGGTACATATTTTCCCATAACTCTTTAGAGCTTATCCCTACAGTTTGGGAACGTAAATTTGGGAACGTTTTGAGCACATATTTGATTGGACACTTTTCGGAGTCCATCCCTAAAGTCCACAACATGTTTGGACACATAATTCAATGGACGGTATTTTCTAAGCTTAACtcgaaaatctaatttaatacataatttGGGATTGGACTACCGAAACTAAACTCGAATTGTCCTACGCGTTTTTCATTCGtcaattctatttataatatgtatttGTCACTAGTGGCGAATCCAGAGTCAAATTTACGATTGCTCCAAAATTTATcaagtataaattttttttactatatcaaaaataaaagtataattaataatgataataataaagatacaaAATCACTTcgatactaataaaatatttatccttttataattaaactacTACTAGACTTACAAACAAATGGAGACAATTGAGTTCTTCCGGTGCttatttgttgaaaatgttgtaaaatttgtttatttttaattgtgaCAAAAATCTCCTTCTCGATGTATACATCAAACTGTCGTTCATCCACTCATAACTAATTCTATTACGTAAATCAGTCTTGATAATTTTCATCACAAAAATGACCCTTTCAACAGAAGTAGTCGTAATAGGTAAAATCAATGCTAACTCAATCAACCGATATACCAATataaaaactctatatttcCCAGTTTCAACCATCTTCTTAACCAGACTTCCCAAATTTTGAATCGTAGAAAGTTCATTTCgtacatttaattttgaatgTAAGTCTGAAGCTGTTTCTCAAGTACTATACGGTTAGTTAACGAAAAATTCTCTAGATAAAGTTCAGTAAGGTAGAGTATTTTACCAatatcaaattgagaaaatgagtCATTTGGATCTAAACAAGCAATGCAAGTAAGTACCTTCGTAGTTGATTCTGAAAAACGATTGTTCATCTCTTGAATCATCGTATCAAGAAcctataattatataaaaaaacgaataaaaaatgctattagaaaataataaaattcaatagATTATTTGACCACGAGTGATAAAAATTAATACCTCACAAAACATTCCAACACGATAGTGATGAAAATTAGTAATCATTTGCCCATTACGTCTGTTTCGATCACGAGTTCTcatattttctttcatattcGGTATTAGGATCATATGCTTAGTACAAATGTGTTGAATGTTTCTCTCATCCTTCCTCTCTAAATTTTGTAACCTATCTTTCATCGTCTTAATCAAACTGACAGCTAGTACcatgttttgataattttgttgTAAAGCAAGTGACGATTCATTTGTGATCCCCAACAAATATTTCATGAAATGCATcacaaatataaattcataattctcCATCTTATAAATCAAAATTCCTGTCATACCACTATTATCATCATTAGTACCATCATCATACACATTTTCTAGCACTTTTAAAACAGAAATCCACGAAGAGATCAAACGAAGAATAGTGATATTATGTGAACCCAACGAGTATCTCCTGTCCGTGTTAAATTGATTTCCCGGTTCTTTCATTTTCCACTAACAATATCTCCTTTCTGTAAACCTTCTAAGAGTCTATCATGTTCAACTTGTCTgaatttatcttttcttttacATGAAGCACCAACAATATTTACAATCAGAGTAATATACTGGAAAACATCATTTACAATTCGATTACTTTTAACAACTTCCACAACAACTAGTTCAAGTTGATGAGAAAAACAATGGACACATATTGCTGGTGAATTTTTCTTCAATATGAGACCTTCAATCCATTATACTCACCTCGCATATTTGAGACTTCGTCGTATCATTGGCCCCTCAATCTTGATAATGATAATTTATGTTTCGCAAATAATTCATCAATAACTTTCTTCAAAGAAATAGCAGAAGTGTCAGACACATGCACAACAACAAGAAATCTTTCAATAACATAACCAGATTTGTTCATGTATCTTAAAACAACTCATATTTGCACTTTAACTGAATTATCTCTACATTCATCAACCATAAGAGAAAATACATTGTCTCTTAtatcattaaaaatgatatttgtgaCTTCATTGGCACAAGCTCGTCTTAAATCCTTTTGAATTGTTCGAGacttcatttgatttttttctagGGCATTATCAATAATTGTCTTGGAAACCTCGACATTCAACTCTAAAAAGTTacctttatttaaatatttaaatgactCATCATGTCCACGAAAAGGTAAACCTTGCTTCAAAAGAAAGTGTGTAACATCCGAAGTTGTTGTTAATCGAGTGCGATACGCAACCTTCATTACGCGCCCTTGTGGTAGTAGCAAATGTGACAGACTTTGTCTCTGATTTTGAAAAGTCTCAAGTTTTGTTCCTGCATTATTATGAATACTAGCTACACCACCAACATGCTTATTAAATATTTCCATTGCTTTTCTCCAATTACGTATTCCTAAATTAGTAAATGCCCCATCTCTAACTCGACATCATGTGTGAGAATTTACAAATAGATAgcaccaaaaataaaatacaacatCTTTTGAAATGTTATACTCTAACCATGTAAACCTTTTGAACCAAGCGTCTTGAAAGCTCCTATGCTTTATACCAAATTGTTTTTGAGGATAGCTATCACCAAATGGTTAACAAGGACCTctaatcaaatattttcttcGAATTTGATCACTAATAGaaatatcaaattcattaaTCGGTTTGCGTAGTCCTGGATCACTAATAACCTCATCCGGGTCGAATTGAACGCAAGATTGTTTATTCTTATTACTTTCTTCATTAGAACTTTTAGAAGAGTTAATACTTCGTTTTAAATACTTCTTCGTTACctatattacaaaaaataaacacaataattaaataaaatctatcaaatttgattactgtttatcatttttttgattgaatgattgattaaaaaCATAACAAGAGGAAATACAACATTTGAAACCCCCTAAGTTCTAATTCCCCTAAGTTCTAACCAATTCCAGTATTAATCTAATAATGAAATACATAACAAAAACCAAACAACCTCTTATGTTCTGATTGTTCTGAAGAAATAGAATggaattaatgaataaataataaaatacagaACATATGAAGAATGTATGAATAATAACATAAACCTATAACCTATGCATTTGAAGATTGAATGAATAATAACATAAACCTATAACATTACCACTTACTAGATATCAAATCAGTGTGTCGTCTCCAAGATTGATGACAAAAGATTTCAGGTCGGGGCATCGGGTTGTCGAAGGAGAGTCTGTAaacctaatttaattatgaatttataatttatatggttaaagtttttgaaattagcctcttatttattgaatttttaaataaattcttaattttattatatattcaactttatctttaaacaattaatttgtataaattaaaccTAAAATTTTCACAAATGTTAGAGGGTTCTTAAGCCCCTTCTTACCCTCTAAGATCCTCCACTGTTTATCACCACAACTctgtataattaaaattcatagTTTTGTATAGAACATAATACCTATAGTTTTTTATAgaacataatttctataatttttagTATAAGGGTTAGAAGATACTTTTAAAGAAATCATAAGTAActgcataaaaaaaaaaaacttatcctaatttgacattttaacataacaaaataaacatgATGAAAAAATATAGCTATACATggatttaaaaatagtttttgaaaacaatttcAGCAAACTTTTCATAATTCACATATGAATTGAGATATCTAGGATGTTGGTTCTAGGTTTTCATGATGATCTTATTTTTTGTGACACTATGTCAGAGTTATTTTGGTTgattaattgaataattttataatttagatttgagtaataactttatatataaataatgaagtcactgagattaaaaaattaatctattagaacttgttttatttggtttctattttttagatttttaaaagtttttttataaaaaaattatatatcactcaatttaattatcaaatcacTTATTccattcattaaaatattaaaataattttcatttatttatattaaatttaatttttaaatttaaaaattcatttttagtaattaaataaattaaaaccaaaataacttactttttatttataaatcattttttttaccaaatccaaaaaaatgattattttaggatttttatcaTGAATCTTagtaattaaatgaaaattaagttatttgaatttttaattgataaattgttatagtatattttaatatttaaattttataaaactaaaataaaaatattttaattaatgaatagaGTGATTtgatggttaaaaatatatatataatgaaataattgGGTTACagttaaaatctaaaatataatgaGTTTTTTGGAATTACTTTagaatttatttagttttattaatagttttcaatcaaattataatgttaaataactaatttcataattaaaatattacaatacatatttttaaattttaaataacaaatattattttaataattaaactaattaaaccaattaaacatttaaataacttactttcattttttttaatattttttccaaaCAGAATTGTTTTAATAAACACTCAAAAAAACCCATCAAATAGCCCGATCAAATAAGGTTTTAGTGTAAAACATAGTTAatcgatatttttaatttggagCTAGTTTTATATTGGTTGTTTTTCTAAATTTGACCTAAaactcaataatattttttttatttcttttcaactatctaattattattattattttttttttgacattcattttttttaatttatatttttaaataaatttttggagcctactaaaataatttattttatactactattattaataaaataaaaaatagtttgataaataagttaaatttaaatgatttaatctattattaaaattattattttatatacgcgttagtaaaataaataataaataaacaaacaaataaataaataaataaatatactaatatatatatatatatatattaatgttaatttaataaatttatattaatattgatttgtttgttttttaagagattaaaaatcaaaataaagagaaaatgaaaaattatttgatgtcATACATAAATGACCAAACAAACTAGTAacataaatttcaaacttatttccttaaaaaaactcataattTATTGTTTAGCAATACATTCAGAtcattataaataacaaatcaaaagaagaagagaaaaaaaaaggtaaaatcatatttatattttttatttcattttttgagTGTAAgtgttattttagtttaattatctgtttaaaaattttctaacaattaAAAATCATTGACTGTAAATTAGAATTTTGtcttaatttcatattttagtttgagttatttaatatatagttaattttttttaaatttatatggttaattgaaataatttatgccTACACCTACACGAGACAGTCACACATATGTtgacaattaataatttttatggaCGTGATAATCATGCTAACACTATAACTGATAACGTAATTGACGTTTGTACCCTTGGATTTCGTTTTAAAATTCTCCAAACTCGATTTATTGATTTGGGGTTTTGGCCACCAAATTACGCCACTACTGTGAACGAAGCAGTAACTAATTAGTGCCTgtgtttataattataaatttcctAATATCTAATGTGAAAATGATATCATAACAGATTAATACATAAAGTAATGGTTATTTAAACCATATTTATTTGTGGGTGAAAGTGACGAatgcaaaattttcaattaaaatctaattagttGTTGCCAAGTCTTTTTTACCGATATGATGGCAGGGCATTCTGGtcaattttgtatatatagttATGGGGAGGAGTACCGTTCTACGGTGATGTCTAGTTGTCTACAAAGAAATGAGCCACTACGGTCAAACGcgcaaataatttattaaattatatttttagctattaattaatattgaaatattaaattatcttataaCAAGAAGCTGGCAATACAACACACTCACCTTCCTTTCCTTCCCTTCCatagtatattatattaaatttattatattaactatAACTATAGAGCTATGTTGAGTTGACTTAAAACttagtaataatttattacacCCCTCCTctacttaaattaaataaagagcTCCACTTTTCTTTTCTTGTAACTAATTAGCATTTAATTCATCGTCTAAATATACAACCAAATAACAATTACAAATAATTCTTaaacacaaaaaatatatataattaagaaaaagataaaaataagacagttttatttaatttaacatttaattagAACTACTTCAATTTAAGggtttttttagtaaaaaattacaattcatCGTGTCATTTAggttctaatttatattttaaccttACTAACCAGTTTAGGTAAAGTTATGCATCCAATCATGGAAAATTACTCAACCTTAAAACCtttgtgaagaatatatatataactaggaTTAGAatgatttaacttatttattaagtatttaaGTAGTATTTAGCTTATTCAAATTACTACCATCCTTATTTATGcaaatttaaaatgatcaagtatacttaattttctaattagttaGCGTTTGTAATTGTGGGtggtttataataattaattaataaaaacctATATAGGAAATTTCTTATCATCAAGGCGGCCTGCTAAATAAGGTCAAAGAAAGGTATCCAAACAAGACTTATATTGTAAGCTTGAAATGTGACACGTGCTACAGTATTATTTGACCATTAAAAcatgataaagaaaaaaaagtataacGCCTGATTGTCACCTCTGACTGCTCCTTTTTAAATACGCTTTTACCAAACGCGGTATGCATCTCCTCTTCCCTCCCGCAGTTTCTTCTCTCTCATAACTTTCCGGCGACCACCATAAAAACGTCAAGACTCCTCTCCGGCGGTCACACCTCAATCAATTCTTCACTGTTTTTGGTCGACGGAGAAAAAGGGTATTATATAATTACGATGACGAAGCAAAAGAAGCAGTTAGCTTACATATCAGTACCTTCTCAGATCATCGGAACTCTTTCATCTTCATCTCTTCAATCACTCCTTCTCTCTCCTAAGAAATCTTCCTGCAGCAATACCAGATTCTGGAAAAGTCCAAAGTTCTGGTTTTTGTCCCTCTTTCTATTCACCTTCATTGGAATGTTAAAGATGTGGTTCAATCTGGAACCCTGCTATCTCACTCGTGATCAAGATCCTCCATTTTCAGATGGGTTTTCGAATTCCAAGCTCGTCGTTGCTCCGACAAGAGAGAAAGTCATGAAAACAGAGATGGCGTTCTGGAAACAACCGGATGGGAAAGGGTATAGACCTTGTTTGGATTTCAGTCGTGAATATAGAAAAGCAAGCAGTGAGATTGTTAAAGACAGGAAAAAGTATTTGATGATTGTCGTCTCCGGCGGAATGAATCAACAGAGAAATCAAATTGTTGATGCAGTCGTGATTGCTAGAATTATTGGAGCCACTCTTGTTGTTCCAACCTTACAAGTCAATGTAATTTGGGGAGATGACAGGTAGGTTTGTTCTTATAATCTTATTAATTGTTGAATTCGAAAttatcaatttgaatttattttcattGAATCTGTTTATTCTTTCTGTAAACAGTGAATTCTCTGACATATTCGATCTGGATCATTTCAAGAAATCTCTGTCAAATGATATCCATATAGTTTCATCACTCCCATCAACTCATCTGATGTCGAGGCCGGTGGAGGATAAGAGAATGCCGGCAAATGTCTCGCCGGAGTGGATCCGATCGCATTATCTCAGAAAGGTAACTAACACATTTATATACAACACTTTTAAAATAACTGTTtctgttgctgctgctgctgctgatcatgatgatgatgattttgatgatgaacagTTTAGGAGAGATGGGGTATTGCTATTACGTGGTCTTGATTCGAGGCTTTCTAAAAACCTTCCATCGGATCTTCAAAAACTTCGATGCAAGGTAATAATAACTAATGAATTATTACTTtgaatattcttaaatatttagtGGGTATTGATTCAAATTATTGTTTGTTCTAAATTCTAATGAAGGTTGCATTTGAGAGTCTTAAATTTGCACCGAAGATTCTGGAATTAGGAAATAAGCTTGCAGAAAGAATGAGAAGCAAAGGACCTTACCTAGCTCTTCATTTAAGAATGGAAAAGGATGTATGGGTCAGGACGGGTTGCCTGCCCGGATTGAAACCGGAGTACGATGAAATCATCCGCCGTGAGAGAGAGCTGAGACCGGAGCTCTTAACTTCGAAAACAAACATGACAGCCCATGAACGCCGCCTTTCTGGACTCTGCCCGTTAAATGCGATGGAAGTGACGAGGTTAATTAAGGCACTTGGAGCTCCAAAAGATGCTAGAATTTATTGGGCAGGTGGAGAACCGTTTGGTGGGAAATTAGAAGCATTGATGCCATTGATAAAGGAGTTTcctaatttgtttaataaagaaGAACTTGCTTTGGAAGGAGAATTGGACATGTTTAagaacagagcttctttaatgGCGGCGATTGATTATATTGTTGCTGAGAAGAGTGATGTTTTCATGGCTTCTCATGGCGGAAACATGGCTCATGCCATACAGGTAATTGATattaaatgaaatcaaatatgttGCTTTAGTTAATTCAATTTGAACtaaagaaagaaggaaaaaacAACAGGGACATAGGGCATATGCAGGGCACAAGAAATTCATAACGCCCAACAAAAGACAGATGTTGCCTTACTTTTTGAATTCGTCATCTTCATCTCTAAGTGAGGAAGAGTTTAATGGGATTATGGTGGATCTTCACCGTGATAACATGGGTCAACCGGAGATATCGACGGAAAAAATGGTGAGAGATGTCACAAAGTTCCCCGTCAGCGGATGCATGTGTAATGATCATCGGTGATAAAGCCGGGGGAAGAAGGACAGCAAAAGTCCTTAATGAAGACTGACTTGTAATTAATTCATGAACACGGCGGGCGGTTACACGGGAGAGTTAAAGATGGAATTTTTGCAGATTGattcttttattcttttattacaAGAATTCGAGTGAATTTGATATGTAAAGTCTCTTATTGCATTGGATTTGTATATACCatgtaaaaaaaaagtcaattcttttgtataataaataataacatatacacatttctttttcttttacttaTCTTTCTTCTTTGATGATAACTAGGAATCTCAATTTGCCTTCTccctatttattattatttttttggcacAATGTATgtaatattatcttataaaaaaaaaaaaactataatcaaattatataattttttatatataatatatattttaatatattaaaaatttatattattataaaaaaataaacttatttatttattagtgatCAGGACAcagaaatacaaaaataattttcctTCTATACTTAATTAACTACGGGTTAAATCGAAGAAAAATTGTCTCAAACGAAAACTCTAAGatgataaaataatacttaacTATAGATTATCGGGTTCTCACACCCAACGCACAACTCATTATTATAGTGTTAACGAGTCAGATTGTTGGTTTACGGGTTGACACCGTCCTCGAAAAACATGGGGTGGTTCATTAAAAATGCATATAAAAGTCTTTAATTTGCAACATATACTTTATACTTTTCAAGTGCAAGATCTTAACcaactaaaatttaataacttttacgttttaaattcaaccaagtatttttaaatacatatgtAGATATACTTGcaacattttaatatttcttataagtttatttttaatgttagagaataaaatttcgagtgattttattttgaattgttagtcatataaatgatatatatttatacacaaaattacaaatataaattaataatattaagtaGTCTAGGGGTTAAAGTGTTCATGTtacctaataaataataaagaccAATATTTGAATCCTGCTAGGCATGTGAATACATTAGTATAAAGTAAATCAATAACGACGGAAAACACAGTCGTTATTGCTCATTCACTGTCGATAAAAGTGAATAGCCACAATAAAAGGTTTTGTCGCCAGCCGTCACTATTGCTTCTATAGCTAAAATATGGCCACATGAATAAATATTGTAGCTAAAAATGTGACCACAAGAATAAATACCATCGCTAAAGGATactatgttatttttatttttactaaatctattaataacaagaagaaaaatattacaaatgacttcgaaatttaaatttttaataaaaaattattaatatattaccTAAATAAGCAAACAtaacatttaacaaattttcatCATCATTAAACTCGCATATagattaacaaatatttaatcacattacaataattaataaaaatttagtttaagaattatatttcttttttttttgttgaagttAGTTTCTGAATGACCTTCCAAATCATTTTGAGTTATGCACTCATCAATCCGTATACCAAATCATTTTGAGTTATGCACTCATCAATCtgtataccaaaataatataattgaataataacTTCTGGTAACTAATTAACTAGTATAAAAGAAAtacaactaatttttttaaaccaattcTTGGATGACCataaaatttcttatatatacGTAATTAAAACATGATTCTTTTTTTAGTTGGGAGGCTAGCCTGTTCTAGGATTTGAGAGGCCAGGAATCTCATCCACCCTTTAGAGTTATATACTGCCTTTGCTTACTATCTAGAAGATGACGATGGTCTGAACAAGATGATCTAATATTTTCACATTAAACAAAGGGAATAATGATATTCAAATTTAGCACTCttctaatattttg comes from the Impatiens glandulifera unplaced genomic scaffold, dImpGla2.1, whole genome shotgun sequence genome and includes:
- the LOC124917593 gene encoding O-fucosyltransferase 20-like encodes the protein MTKQKKQLAYISVPSQIIGTLSSSSLQSLLLSPKKSSCSNTRFWKSPKFWFLSLFLFTFIGMLKMWFNLEPCYLTRDQDPPFSDGFSNSKLVVAPTREKVMKTEMAFWKQPDGKGYRPCLDFSREYRKASSEIVKDRKKYLMIVVSGGMNQQRNQIVDAVVIARIIGATLVVPTLQVNVIWGDDSEFSDIFDLDHFKKSLSNDIHIVSSLPSTHLMSRPVEDKRMPANVSPEWIRSHYLRKFRRDGVLLLRGLDSRLSKNLPSDLQKLRCKVAFESLKFAPKILELGNKLAERMRSKGPYLALHLRMEKDVWVRTGCLPGLKPEYDEIIRRERELRPELLTSKTNMTAHERRLSGLCPLNAMEVTRLIKALGAPKDARIYWAGGEPFGGKLEALMPLIKEFPNLFNKEELALEGELDMFKNRASLMAAIDYIVAEKSDVFMASHGGNMAHAIQGHRAYAGHKKFITPNKRQMLPYFLNSSSSSLSEEEFNGIMVDLHRDNMGQPEISTEKMVRDVTKFPVSGCMCNDHR